A single genomic interval of Rhododendron vialii isolate Sample 1 chromosome 3a, ASM3025357v1 harbors:
- the LOC131319282 gene encoding peroxidase 44-like — translation MKNSFLFIGFFLLLVPLVTAQLQIGFYNSTCPRAELIVRKVIQQRFKTDHSITAAFLRMHFHDCFVRGCDASVLIDPTKTTPSEKDAVPNQTVRGFNIIDQIKKKLEAACPGIVSCADIITLATRESVALAGGPNYTVPTGRRDGLISDPNLVNVPGPTFSVSEALQSFTAKGLTLNDMVTLLGAHTVGVAHCDFFLDRLSDFQGTGKPDPTMDPALVSKLFNLCGTQSRPFKKDPTAFLDQSTPFVVDNQYYNDILSRRGIMQIDQELALDNSSASIVSGFANDAVGFQRSFADALVKMGSIEVLVGNTGQIRKNCRVFN, via the exons ATGAAGAACTCATTCCTATTCATaggcttttttcttcttcttgttcctcTTGTCACAGCCCAACTTCAAATTGGTTTCTACAACTCCACCTGCCCTCGGGCAGAGCTAATTGTTCGTAAAGTGATTCAGCAGCGATTCAAGACTGACCATTCCATTACAGCTGCATTTCTTCGCATGCACTTCCATGACTGCTTTGTTAGG GGTTGTGACGCATCCGTACTCATAGACCCAACAAAGACCACCCCATCGGAAAAAGATGCAGTGCCAAACCAGACGGTACGAGGATTCAACATCATCGATCAGATCAAGAAAAAACTGGAGGCTGCCTGCCCCGGAATCGTCTCGTGTGCCGATATCATAACATTGGCAACTCGAGAGTCCGTGGCTCTAGCCGGAGGACCGAACTATACGGTACCAACCGGGAGACGCGACGGCCTAATCTCGGACCCAAACCTCGTGAACGTACCAGGGCCAACATTCTCCGTGTCAGAGGCGTTGCAATCCTTTACCGCGAAAGGGCTAACCCTTAATGACATGGTGACTCTTTTGGGAGCGCACACGGTCGGCGTTGCGCACTGCGATTTCTTTCTAGACCGGCTTTCGGACTTTCAAGGCACCGGGAAGCCGGACCCTACCATGGATCCGGCTCTGGTGTCAAAGCTGTTTAACCTTTGTGGGACACAATCAAGGCCTTTCAAAAAGGATCCAACCGCGTTTTTAGACCAAAGCACACCTTTTGTTGTCGATAATCAGTACTACAACGACATTCTTTCGCGGAGGGGGATAATGCAGATTGATCAAGAACTTGCATTGGATAATTCTAGTGCTTCTATTGTGTCGGGTTTTGCGAACGACGCGGTTGGATTCCAACGGAGTTTCGCGGATGCGTTGGTGAAGATGGGGAGCATTGAAGTTCTTGTTGGAAACACTGGACAAATTAGAAAGAATTGTAGAGTTTTCAACTAG
- the LOC131319280 gene encoding transcription factor CSA-like isoform X2, with translation MSPQHFDSNGGDGFNGFKPMGQISLSMNFCGEIKGPHEMGHQFPNAPLMEQNKKPWRFHTAGENRGGEWREEEERERERERERGFGGERRGVGVVSLELNGEGSEEVGLGEKRFGHSKLCSRGHWRPHEDAKLKDLVAQFGPQNWNLIAEKLDGRSGKSCRLRWFNQLDPRINKRAFSEEEEERLLSAHKLYGNKWAMISRLFPGRTDNAVKNHWHVIMARRHRDHHHSGGIYRRRKTLPSCSFSPPLGFSKGFVVPDYNAASESTVSTVDESASTCTDLSLTPSARVPLVCLSRFSPVHRLRRTYGLDMGEEKALKTVNVGLDQFCDVGSVKYYDAAGAVTKGMDVDNSGNSDSNSEVSASESVGNGKINFMANAKNNNNNKLPFIDFLGVGAT, from the exons ATGAGTCCACAACACTTTGACAGCAATGGTGGCGATGGTTTCAACGGATTCAAACCCATGggtcaaatctctctctccatgaaCTTTTGCGGAGAGATAAAGGGTCCTCACGAAATGGGTCATCAGTTTCCGAATGCTCCACTAATGGAGCAGAACAAGAAACCATGGAGGTTTCACACAGCAGGGGAAAACAGGGGAGGAGAgtggagagaggaggaggagagagaaagggaaagggaaagggaaaggggaTTCGGAGGTGAGAGAAGAGGGGTTGGGGTTGTCAGTTTGGAGCTGAATGGTGAGGGCAGTGAAGAGGTGGGTCTGGGTGAGAAGAGATTCGGACATAGTAAGCTGTGTTCAAGAGGGCATTGGAGGCCTCATGAAGATGCTAAGCTCAAAGATCTTGTCGCCCAGTTTGGTCCCCAGAACTGGAACTTGATTGCCGAGAAACTTGATGGAAGAtcag GAAAAAGTTGCAGATTGAGATGGTTCAACCAGCTGGATCCAAGGATAAACAAGAGGGCATTCAgcgaggaagaagaggagaggcTGTTATCGGCCCACAAGCTGTACGGGAACAAATGGGCAATGATCTCGAGGCTTTTCCCGGGCAGAACCGATAACGCGGTGAAGAACCACTGGCACGTGATCATGGCCAGGAGGCACAGAGATCATCACCACAGCGGTGGGATTTACAGGAGGAGAAAGACTCTGCCGTCTTGTTCTTTCTCTCCTCCTCTGGGATTTTCCAAAGGATTTGTCGTGCCTGATTACAATGCAGCTAGTGAATCGACCGTCTCGACGGTTGACGAATCTGCATCGACTTGCactgatctctctctcactccttcAGCCAGAGTGCCGCTTGTTTGTCTCTCTAGATTTAGTCCTGTTCACCGGCTTCGCCGCACCTATGGGCTGGATATGG GAGAGGAAAAGGCATTGAAAACGGTGAATGTGGGACTTGACCAATTTTGTGATGTTGGTAGCGTCAAGTACTATGATGCTGCTGGTGCTGTGACAAAGGGTATGGATGTGGACAACTCAGGCAACTCAGATTCGAACTCAGAAGTCTCAGCATCTGAGTCAGTTGGCAATGGCAAAATTAATTTCATGGCCAATGcgaagaacaacaacaacaacaaactcCCCTTCATTGATTTCCTCGGAGTAGGTGCCACTTAA
- the LOC131319284 gene encoding cyclic dof factor 2-like, with amino-acid sequence MNGADASETKDPAIKLFGKTIPVPEYRIPANSDDKSDVGFQIPFKSEAMNLCRVILKTETMDDHLEKSGPQRNSGKDNDTQLTGDGSGTQTNLKPKEDPAETSSSIEEKERVLKKPDKILVCPRCNSLDTKFCYFNNYNVNQPRHFCKHCHRYWTAGGTVRNVPLGAGRRKNKQLASQYRRESLVFNDLVPVTRVENLSTFNSATVLRFAGEGHFRESAGGKRREDTQLCGSSVTASDIVLDENQIPQEVKEHDSQTNPMHCYPISPWVLVSAPDDGNDNPTRWSPTPMLAVPPGIPLNFVPASYWSCFPAWSAGAGHSLALGRHSRDGNSMDEEKSEKCVLVPKTPQIKDPDDDSKSSTVTTLGFNSKTRKKIN; translated from the exons ATGAACGGCGCAGATGCGTCTGAGACCAAAGATCCAGCCATCAAGCTCTTCGGAAAGACTATTCCGGTGCCGGAATATCGTATTCCGGCGAATTCCGATGACAAATCCGATGTGGGTTTTCAGATTCCTTTCAAGTCCGAAGCCATG AACTTGTGCCGTGTAatactgaaaactgaaaccaTGGATGATCATTTGGAAAAGTCTGGACCTCAACGCAACTCTGGTAAGGACAATGACACGCAATTAACTGGAGATGGGAGTGGCACGCAAACCAATCTTAAGCCAAAGGAGGACCCAGCTGAAACTAGCAGCAGCatagaagaaaaggagagagtcCTCAAGAAACCAGACAAGATCCTTGTATGTCCGCGGTGCAATAGTTTGGATACTAAATTCTGCTACTTCAATAATTACAATGTAAATCAGCCTAGGCACTTCTGTAAGCACTGCCATAGGTATTGGACAGCCGGTGGGACCGTGAGAAACGTTCCTCTGGGCGCTGGAAGGAGAAAGAACAAGCAATTAGCTTCTCAATATCGTCGTGAGTCATTGGTTTTCAATGATTTAGTACCAGTAACCAGGGTCGAAAACCTCTCCACTTTTAACAGTGCAACAGTGCTAAGATTTGCTGGTGAAGGGCATTTTCGTGAATCTGCTGGAGGGAAGAGAAGAGAGGACACTCAATTATGTGGCTCTTCCGTTACAGCTTCTGATATAGTGTTGGATGAAAATCAGATACCTCAAGAAGTGAAGGAACACGATAGTCAGACTAATCCCATGCATTGTTATCCTATTTCTCCTTGGGTTTTGGTTTCTGCACCTGATGATGGTAACGATAACCCAACCCGGTGGAGCCCAACGCCAATGCTTGCAGTTCCACCGGGCATTCCTTTAAATTTTGTTCCTGCATCATATTGGAGTTGCTTCCCAGCCTGGTCCGCAGGAGCTGGGCATTCGCTAGCTTTAGGAAGGCATTCAAGGGATGGAAATTCAATGGATGAGGAGAAGTCAGAGAAGTGTGTTTTAGTTCCTAAAACGCCTCAAATCAAGGACCCAGACGATGATTCTAAGAGTTCAACTGTGACGACATTAGGCTTTAACTCAAAAAccagaaagaaaataaattga
- the LOC131319283 gene encoding peroxidase 44-like, which yields MTNSFVFPCLLLLLLPLVAAQLRVGFYNSTCPRAELIVRKVIQERFRDNRTITAALLRMHFHDCFVRGCDASVLIDPTKTTPSEKDAVPNQTVREFDLIDKAKKKLEAACPGIVSCADIITLATRDSVALAGGPNYSVPTGRRDGLISDPNLVNVPGPTFSVSEALQSFTAVGLTLFDMVTLLGAHTVGVAHCDFFQNRLSNFEGTGKPDPTMDPALVSKLFSLCGTQSRPLKHDLTTFLDRTTPFIVDNQYYNDILSGRGIMQIDQELALDDSTASFVSGFANDALGFQLSFANALVKMGSIEVLVGSAGEIRKNCRVFN from the exons ATGACGAACTCGTTTGTGTTCCCatgccttcttcttcttcttcttcctctcgtCGCAGCCCAACTCCGAGTTGGTTTCTACAACTCTACCTGCCCGCGGGCAGAACTCATTGTCCGGAAAGTGATTCAGGAGCGATTCCGCGATAACCGTACCATTACAGCAGCACTGCTTCGCATGCATTTCCATGACTGCTTTGTTAGG GGTTGCGATGCATCCGTACTCATAGACCCAACAAAGACCACCCCATCCGAGAAAGATGCAGTGCCAAACCAGACGGTACGAGAATTCGATCTCATCGACAAGGCCAAGAAAAAACTGGAGGCTGCGTGCCCGGGAATCGTCTCGTGCGCCGATATCATAACGCTGGCGACCCGAGACTCCGTGGCTCTGGCCGGAGGACCGAACTACTCGGTGCCAACCGGGAGACGTGACGGCCTGATCTCGGACCCAAACCTCGTGAACGTACCGGGGCCGACATTCTCCGTGTCAGAGGCGTTGCAATCCTTTACCGCAGTAGGGCTAACCCTGTTTGACATGGTGACTCTTTTGGGCGCGCACACGGTTGGCGTTGCGCACTGCGATTTCTTTCAGAACCGGCTCTCCAACTTTGAGGGCACCGGAAAGCCGGACCCTACTATGGATCCGGCTCTGGTGTCAAAGCTGTTTAGCCTTTGTGGGACACAGTCAAGGCCTTTGAAACATGATCTGACCACGTTTTTGGACCGGACCACCCCTTTCATTGTTGATAATCAGTACTACAATGATATTCTTTCGGGGAGAGGGATAATGCAGATTGATCAAGAACTTGCATTGGATGATTCTACAGCGTCTTTCGTGTCGGGTTTTGCGAACGACGCCCTGGGATTCCAGCTGAGTTTTGCGAATGCGTTGGTTAAGATGGGGAGCATTGAAGTTCTTGTTGGAAGCGCTGGAGAAATTAGAAAGAATTGTAGAGTTTTCAACTAA
- the LOC131319281 gene encoding peroxidase 44-like — MKNSSSFLCLLLLLPLVTAQLEVGFYDKKCPRAEQIVRSVIVKQFGIDKTITAAFLRMHFHDCMVRGCDASVLIDPTSTAPSEKDAVPNQTLRGFDIVDKAKKKLEAKCPGIVSCADIIALATRDSVFLSGGLNYSVPTGRRDGLISNPNLVNLPGPTVSVSQALQFFVSKGLNLFDLVVLLGAHTVGIAHCGFFQDRLFDFQGTRNRDPTMNRALWLKLFGICGTQVLPLLEEPTAFLDQTTPFTIDNKYYRDIRKRRGILQIDQELVFRNSTASLVSAFANDPDGFQQSFANALVKMGRVGVLVGKAGEIRENCRVFN, encoded by the exons ATGAAGAACTCATCTTCGTTCctatgtcttcttcttcttcttcctcttgtCACAGCCCAACTAGAAGTTGGTTTCTACGACAAAAAATGCCCCCGGGCAGAGCAAATTGTTCGAAGTGTGATAGTGAAGCAATTCGGCATTGACAAAACCATTACAGCGGCATTTCTTCGCATGCACTTCCATGACTGCATGGTCAGG GGTTGTGATGCATCCGTACTCATAGACCCGACAAGCACCGCCCCGTCCGAGAAAGACGCGGTGCCCAACCAGACGTTACGGGGATTCGACATCGTCGACAAGGCCAAGAAAAAACTGGAGGCCAAATGCCCCGGAATCGTCTCCTGTGCCGATATCATAGCACTGGCGACCAGAGACAGCGTGTTTCTATCCGGCGGACTGAACTATTCGGTGCCGACAGGGAGACGCGACGGCCTGATCTCAAACCCGAACCTCGTGAACCTGCCGGGGCCAACAGTCTCTGTGTCACAGGCGTTGCAATTCTTCGTCTCGAAAGGGCTGAACCTATTTGACTTGGTGGTTCTCTTGGGCGCGCACACGGTGGGCATCGCGCATTGTGGTTTCTTTCAGGACCGACTTTTCGACTTTCAAGGTACGCGTAACCGGGACCCTACTATGAATCGGGCTCTGTGGTTGAAGCTGTTTGGGATTTGCGGGACGCAAGTATTGCCTTTGTTGGAGGAACCAACCGCGTTTTTGGACCAAACCACGCCTTTTACCATCGATAACAAGTACTACCGCGACATTCGTAAGAGGAGAGGGATACTGCAGATTGATCAGGAGCTTGTGTTCCGTAATTCTACTGCATCTCTTGTGTCGGCTTTCGCGAACGACCCCGATGGGTTCCAACAGAGTTTTGCGAATGCGTTGGTGAAGATGGGGAGGGTTGGTGTTCTTGTTGGAAAAGCTGGAGAAATTAGAGAGAATTGTAGAGTTTTCAATTAG
- the LOC131319280 gene encoding transcription factor CSA-like isoform X1: MSPQHFDSNGGDGFNGFKPMGQISLSMNFCGEIKGPHEMGHQFPNAPLMEQNKKPWRFHTAGENRGGEWREEEERERERERERGFGGERRGVGVVSLELNGEGSEEVGLGEKRFGHSKLCSRGHWRPHEDAKLKDLVAQFGPQNWNLIAEKLDGRSGKSCRLRWFNQLDPRINKRAFSEEEEERLLSAHKLYGNKWAMISRLFPGRTDNAVKNHWHVIMARRHRDHHHSGGIYRRRKTLPSCSFSPPLGFSKGFVVPDYNAASESTVSTVDESASTCTDLSLTPSARVPLVCLSRFSPVHRLRRTYGLDMGASGEEKALKTVNVGLDQFCDVGSVKYYDAAGAVTKGMDVDNSGNSDSNSEVSASESVGNGKINFMANAKNNNNNKLPFIDFLGVGAT, from the exons ATGAGTCCACAACACTTTGACAGCAATGGTGGCGATGGTTTCAACGGATTCAAACCCATGggtcaaatctctctctccatgaaCTTTTGCGGAGAGATAAAGGGTCCTCACGAAATGGGTCATCAGTTTCCGAATGCTCCACTAATGGAGCAGAACAAGAAACCATGGAGGTTTCACACAGCAGGGGAAAACAGGGGAGGAGAgtggagagaggaggaggagagagaaagggaaagggaaagggaaaggggaTTCGGAGGTGAGAGAAGAGGGGTTGGGGTTGTCAGTTTGGAGCTGAATGGTGAGGGCAGTGAAGAGGTGGGTCTGGGTGAGAAGAGATTCGGACATAGTAAGCTGTGTTCAAGAGGGCATTGGAGGCCTCATGAAGATGCTAAGCTCAAAGATCTTGTCGCCCAGTTTGGTCCCCAGAACTGGAACTTGATTGCCGAGAAACTTGATGGAAGAtcag GAAAAAGTTGCAGATTGAGATGGTTCAACCAGCTGGATCCAAGGATAAACAAGAGGGCATTCAgcgaggaagaagaggagaggcTGTTATCGGCCCACAAGCTGTACGGGAACAAATGGGCAATGATCTCGAGGCTTTTCCCGGGCAGAACCGATAACGCGGTGAAGAACCACTGGCACGTGATCATGGCCAGGAGGCACAGAGATCATCACCACAGCGGTGGGATTTACAGGAGGAGAAAGACTCTGCCGTCTTGTTCTTTCTCTCCTCCTCTGGGATTTTCCAAAGGATTTGTCGTGCCTGATTACAATGCAGCTAGTGAATCGACCGTCTCGACGGTTGACGAATCTGCATCGACTTGCactgatctctctctcactccttcAGCCAGAGTGCCGCTTGTTTGTCTCTCTAGATTTAGTCCTGTTCACCGGCTTCGCCGCACCTATGGGCTGGATATGG gAGCATCAGGAGAGGAAAAGGCATTGAAAACGGTGAATGTGGGACTTGACCAATTTTGTGATGTTGGTAGCGTCAAGTACTATGATGCTGCTGGTGCTGTGACAAAGGGTATGGATGTGGACAACTCAGGCAACTCAGATTCGAACTCAGAAGTCTCAGCATCTGAGTCAGTTGGCAATGGCAAAATTAATTTCATGGCCAATGcgaagaacaacaacaacaacaaactcCCCTTCATTGATTTCCTCGGAGTAGGTGCCACTTAA